One genomic window of Medicago truncatula cultivar Jemalong A17 chromosome 1, MtrunA17r5.0-ANR, whole genome shotgun sequence includes the following:
- the LOC25485166 gene encoding protein tesmin/TSO1-like CXC 2, producing the protein MAALDQNNTIVSNSLEDDSFFDYLDTLSPLNTKKYVGVGATETLNSLGMDNPLFTSLDVTFNNDSIFLTRNNLLYTSNPEVSPEEAPTDSTHAWIDTSQLHDPEISSDDAKYLLELLGKQEPDGTDVQDESITDAVEGGTYNRDGPDCDYNNLISTTQSVTLLPQCTSNSNYKMKTVDPLVFGSKYEIEDNPSEPIAVATDRNQAQDNLANVALMDRNQIKRGDGELARIRRCIQRSCQGYESEMTSMQRNNSDERNAINKNPSDSQKCVLQGNGFYLNALPALNHYEGIENEKMPSQRKPESPSCTYSLNISVRQGHQLSQVPAPMETHLRLSENEDVTKSSVHIPGEDFCQSTPKRTSEVQFKDIKNKKLDQNMKRTMKVHRKDPIDLVSSGSEHVKEEERADFCQSIRKRKRKVNCGCFAAGVYCIGPCSCQDCLNKAINEDKVLQAHRMIEYRNPPVFVPKVITNSDSSPQIVDDSDKAPASNRRRIQCKSRKSSCTNKRCECFKGGVGCSPSCKCQGCKNIYDRKDSEAETKSELEETEASQISRP; encoded by the exons ATGGCGGCACTAGATCAGAACAACACCATTGTTTCCAACTCACTAgag GATGATTCTTTCTTTGACTACCTCGATACTCTATCTCCTTTAAACACCAAAAAGTATGTTGGAGTTGGAGCTACTGAGACGTTGAACTCACTTGGTATGGACAATCCTCTTTTCACATCACTCGACGTGACCTTTAACAACGACTCCATATTCCTCACGAG GAATAATCTTTTGTACACATCAAATCCTGAAGTTTCACCTGAAGAAGCTCCTACAGATTCAACTCATGCATGGATTGACACAAGTCAGCTACATGATCCTGAAATCTCAAGTGATGACGCTAAGTACCTTCTTGAATTACTTGGCAAGCAAGAACCAGATGGTACGGATGTACAAGATGAGTCTATCACAGATGCAGTTGAAGGTGGAACATATAATCGGGACGGACCAGATTGTGATTACAATAATTTAATTAGTACAACACAATCTGTGACTCTGTTACCACAATGTACTAGTAATAgtaattataaaatgaaaactgTTGATCCACTTGTTTTTGGTTCAAAATATGAAATTGAAGACAATCCTTCGGAACCAATAGCCGTCGCAACAGACAGAAATCAAGCACAGGACAATCTTGCCAATGTTGCTTTAATGGATAGAAATCAAATTAAGAGAGGGGATGGCGAG CTTGCACGTATTAGACGCTGTATACAAAGGAGCTGTCAAGGCTATGAGTCTGAGATGACCAGTATGCAAAGGAACAACTCTGATGAGAGGAATGCTATTAACAAAAACCCTAGTGATTCACAGAAGTGTGTTTTACAAGGAAATGGTTTTTACTTGAATGCACTTCCAGCCTTAAATCATTACGAAGGCatagaaaatgaaaagatgCCTTCTCAAAGGAAACCTGAATCACCGAGCTGCACTTATTCTTTGAATATTTCTGTAAGGCAAGGGCATCAACTATCTCAAGTCCCTGCACCAATGGAGACACATCTGCGGCTATCTGAGAATGAAGATGTCACCAAGTCATCAGTTCACATTCCTGGTGAAGATTTCTGTCAGAGTACTCCCAAAAGGACGAGTGAAGTGCAATTTAAGGACATAAAGAACAAAAAGTTAGATCAAAACATGAAAAGGACGATGAAAGTGCATAGGAAAGACCCAATTGATCTAGTTTCTTCTGGTTCAGAACATGTAAAGGAAGAGGAAAGAGCTGATTTTTGTCAGAGTATCCGCAAAAGGAAGAGGAAAGT TAATTGTGGCTGCTTTGCTGCTGGAGTCTACTGCATAGGACCTTGCTCATGTCAAGACTGCTTGAATAAAGCTATTAATGAAGATAAAGTTCTGCAAGCCCACAGGATGATTGAGTATCGTAATCCACCTGTGTTTGTTCCTAAAGTTATAACAAATTCTGATTCCTCACCTCAAATTGTG GATGACTCCGACAAAGCTCCCGCTTCAAATCGACGCAGAATACAATGCAAGAGCAGGAAATCAAGCTGCACGAATAAACGTTGTGAATGTTTTAAG GGTGGTGTTGGTTGCTCCCCAAGCTGTAAATGTCAAGGttgcaaaaatatatatgatagaAAGGATAGTGAGGCTGAAACAAAATCTGAGCTTGAAGAAACAGAAGCATCACAGATTTCCAG ACCATAG
- the LOC25485167 gene encoding uncharacterized protein At5g43822, which produces MEVMVKKFQSKFRKVKEEMNRWDELQSCLISQFRNASHILDRLQVLQMSNNYGTLNCVSGVRDALLEKQIGSLNNILVSMRKTLEEFHCIVASLEKLHCDGRQLVKGSSSRTTMKQLQQRVGVKPRLIDCLDGLLFLHEIYYSEYLLKSSVVSVLSAMAIMPSACDLGALQQLLDDEPNLLTEEVQFLLDTIFAEELC; this is translated from the exons ATGGAAGTGATGGTGAAAAAATTTCAGTCAAAATTCCGAAAAGTTAAGGAAGAAATGAATCGGTGGGATGAGCTTCAATCTTGTTTAATTTCACAGTTTAGGAATGCTTCTCATATTTTAGATAGGTTGCAG GTGCTTCAGATGTCCAACAATTATGGTACTCTAAACTGTGTCAGTGGTGTGAGAGATGCTCTTTTGGAAAAGCAGATTGGTTCTTTGAATAACATTTTGGTTTCCATGAGAAAGACTTT GGAAGAATTTCATTGTATTGTTGCATCTCTTGAAAAACTTCATTGTGATGGTAGGCAACTAGTTAAAGGCAGTTCTTCTCGTACAACCATGAAACAACTGCAGCAGCGTGTTGGTGTCAAACCTAGACTTATTGATTGCTTGGATGGCCTGTTGTTTCTACATGAGATATATTACTCAGA GTATTTGTTAAAATCATCAGTTGTATCAGTACTATCAGCAATGGCCATAATGCCCAG TGCTTGCGATCTTGGTGCACTACAACAACTCTTGGATGATGAACCTAATCTCCTTACTGAGGAAG TTCAATTTTTGTTGGATACAATATTTGCTGAAGAACTGTGCTGA